The Syngnathus typhle isolate RoL2023-S1 ecotype Sweden linkage group LG6, RoL_Styp_1.0, whole genome shotgun sequence genome has a window encoding:
- the trarg1a gene encoding trafficking regulator of GLUT4 1, translated as MAINTDNDFLKSNLGEGGGGRGEGGAQLADFQETEKLLAVTSEPAGHGLKMSSSFSVNMDHNQTKGLEADLNGHELNVRSGSAGQLDVATPLSPSKVSLSRSSTGNAAVQESPKPRDYLILVIISCFFPVWPVSIVALVYSIMSRNSLQAGDVDGARRLGRLARLLSIVSIVLGVVAIVVFVSLSAIN; from the exons ATGGCCATCAATACGGACAACGACTTCCTCAAGTCCAACCTTGGAGAGggtggtggaggaagaggagaaggtgGCGCTCAGCTGGCTGACTTCCAGGAGACTGAGAAGCTGCTGGCCGTCACCAGTGAGCCCGCGGGCCATGGGCTCAAGATGTCTTCGTCTTTCTCCGTCAACATGGACCACAACCAGACCAAGGGGCTGGAGGCGGATCTCAACGGCCACGAGCTGAACGTGAGATCAGGCTCCGCGGGGCAGCTAGACGTCGCCACGCCCCTCTCCCCGTCCAAAGTCAGCCTGAGCCGCTCGTCCACCGGAAACGCCGCGGTGCAGGAGAGCCCCAAGCCCCGAGACTACCTGATCCTCGTCATCATCTCCTGTTTCTTCCCTGTGTGGCCCGTCAGCATCGTGGCCCTCGTCTACTCCATCATG TCTAGAAACAGTCTCCAGGCGGGGGACGTGGACGGGGCCAGACGGCTGGGTCGACTTGCTCGTCTACTCAGCATCGTCTCCATCGTGCTGGGTGTGGTCGCCATCGTTGTGTTTGTCTCGCTTTCAG CAATCAACTGA
- the aipl1 gene encoding aryl-hydrocarbon-interacting protein-like 1 → MQDTFLLGLEGIKKKILHGGTGEIPKFSTGAKVTFDFRTTLCDDERTVIDDSKAVGTPMEIVIGNMFKLDIWESLLASMRIGEVAEFWCDTIHTGVYPLVSKSMRRIAEGKDPVDCHIHTCGIANMFAYHTLGYDDLDELMKEPKPLFFILELLKVLQPSEYNRESWALNDEERLKVVPVLHGQGNKLFKQGRYQDATLKYKEAIICIKNVQTKEKAWEAPWLKLEKMAHTLTLNYCQCLLRMEEYYEVIEHTSDIINQHPGVMKAFYLRGKAHLEVWNEAEARQDFSKVLDLDPRMKKAVKKELAVLTMRMEEKNKEDRNKYKGMF, encoded by the exons ATGCAGGACACGTTTCTGCTTGGGTTAGAGGGCATCAAGAAGAAGATCTTGCATGGAGGGACTGGAGAAATCCCCAAATTCAGCACTGGGGCAAAg GTGACCTTTGACTTCCGTACTACATTGTGTGATGATGAGCGCACGGTGATAGATGACAGCAAAGCTGTGGGCACGCCCATGGAGATAGTAATTGGCAACATGTTCAAACTGGACATCTGGGAATCGCTGCTGGCCTCCATGAGAATCGGAGAGGTGGCCGAGTTCTGGTGTGACACTATT CACACCGGCGTGTACCCGCTTGTGTCCAAAAGCATGAGACGCATTGCAGAAGGCAAAGACCCAGTGGACTGTCACATTCATACATGTGGCATAGCCAACATGTTTGCCTACCACACCCTGGGCTACGACGACCTGGATGAGCTGATGAAGGAGCCCAAGCCGCTCTTCTTCATCCTGGAACTGCTAAAG GTTCTCCAGCCCAGCGAGTACAACAGGGAGTCCTGGGCTCTGAATGATGAGGAGAGGCTGAAGGTGGTGCCCGTGCTGCACGGTCAGGGCAACAAGCTGTTCAAGCAGGGCCGCTACCAGGACGCCACGCTCAAATACAAGGAAGCCATCATCTGCATCAAGAACGTGCAGACCAAG GAAAAAGCGTGGGAAGCGCCATGGCTGAAGCTGGAGAAGATGGCCCACACATTAACACTCAACTACTGCCAGTGTCTCCTCCGCATGGAGGAATACTATGAGGTTATCGAACACACCAGCGACATCATTAACCAACACCCAG GCGTCATGAAGGCCTTCTACCTGCGTGGGAAGGCCCATCTGGAGGTGTGGAACGAGGCCGAGGCCAGGCAGGACTTCAGCAAAGTTTTGGATCTAGACCCGCGCATGAAAAAGGCAGTGAAAAAGGAACTGGCAGTGTTGACCATGCGCATGGAGGAGAAGAACAAGGAGGATAGGAACAAGTACAAAGGCATGTTTTGA